A genome region from Maylandia zebra isolate NMK-2024a linkage group LG6, Mzebra_GT3a, whole genome shotgun sequence includes the following:
- the LOC143419053 gene encoding uncharacterized protein LOC143419053, translating into MRIKAKKAAGPDGISSGRQVLRRQTVWGDGAHLQPETGESPTALENLLCCTSAKDSTSKRPQQLQAGGSDIRPDEDPGAAGPESASAPVLKDKLENTGVDHHLTTWILDYLTD; encoded by the exons atGAGAATTAAAgccaagaaggcagcgggtccagatggcatcagctcaggtcgtcaggtcctgcggagacaaactgtgtggggtgatggagcacatcttcaacctgagACTGgggagagtcccacagctctggaaaacctcctgtgttgtaccagtgccaaagactccACGTCCAAaagacctcaacagctacaggctggtggctctgacatccgacctgatgaagaccctggagcggctGGTCCTGAATCAGCTTCGGCCCCTG ttctgaaggacaagctggagaacacaggagtggaccatcacctcactacatggatactggactacctcaccgattga